From Anopheles coluzzii chromosome 3, AcolN3, whole genome shotgun sequence, the proteins below share one genomic window:
- the LOC125907348 gene encoding phenoloxidase-activating factor 1-like has product FQVELGWEYDRFKLFDCLGYLISSRGVVTSASCVKAKFAYPNIVRNVHPTDRIVVPIASVHIHPEYNETDRSHDIALIKLSREDYITVNLFPVCLWQSRFNEQLQQGSLFAVLKEHECRFHSLSQQECKVISKYPTVESEMCIYDPFTRSCSLYYIPALKHSAVKCKFAEDDGESCSSCINPGTPIILKGILDDEIIPVNYLFGIHGYRECDAKEIHFIFRIEAYVYWFVKVLN; this is encoded by the exons TTTCAGGTGGAGCTTGGATGGGAATATGATCGTTTTAAGCTTTTCGATTGTCTTGGTTACCTGATCAGCAGTCGGGGAGTTGTAACATCGGCCTCTTGTGTGAAAGCGAAATTTGCTTATCCAAACATCGTGCGTAACGTACACCCTACTGATAGGATTGTTGTACCGATAGCATCCGTACACATTCATCCAGAATACAACGAAACGGATCGTTCGCATGATATTGCTCTGATAAAGCTGTCGAGGGAAGACTACATAACGGTGAACCTATTTCCGGTTTGCCTATGGCAAAGCCGCTTCAATGAACAACTCCAGCAAGGTAGTTTGTTTGCTGTCTTAAAAG AACATGAGTGCCGTTTTCATTCATTGAGTCAACAGGAATGCAAAGTGATATCGAAGTATCCGACAGTGGAATCTGAAATGTGCATCTATGATCCCTTTACACGATCCTGTTCGTTGTACTATATTCCTGCATTGAAACATTCTGCTGTAAAGTGTAAGTTTGCCGAAGATGATGGTgaaagctgcagtagctgtaTAAACCCTGGTACTCCTATTATACTAAAAGGCATACTGGACGACGAAATCATTCCTGTAAATTACTTGTTTGGTATACATGGATACAGAGAATGTGACGCAAAAGAAATTCACTTCATTTTTCGTATAGAAGCTTACGTCTATTGGTTTGTAAAAGTActcaattaa
- the LOC125907524 gene encoding mast cell protease 4-like translates to MERQNRWRNDSRTLQYSHTAAIGFQYATEFKPVCPGYLISTRGVVTAASCLGKLSIDQMMVRLGWHGEESVPSTIRFEPVHSRNVHPLYNETTGAHNIAVIKLKNAIQPNVHLFPACLWSDRLESPVMQRILFDEFEGFELIHPLYKTDCEKRLNCPPLPQEIVCMRIADEICRSSSKSREYACNDRLKLKLKKNCYQGGNPIVWRKEDHTGLTEYLLGVYSIGDCKSEVSLHIVQRVAFYIDWIAKVLL, encoded by the exons ATGGAGCGGCAGAATCGATGGCGAAACGATTCACGCACGCTTCAATATTCACACACG GCTGCGATAGGATTTCAATATGCGACTGAATTCAAACCTGTTTGTCCAGGATATCTTATCAGTACTCGCGGTGTGGTTACCGCTGCTTCCTGTTTGGGCAAATTATCAATCGACCAAATGATGGTGCGCCTCGGCTGGCATGGCGAGGAAAGCGTTCCTTCAACAATCAGATTTGAGCCGGTTCATTCTAGAAACGTACATCCATTGTACAATGAAACGACTGGAGCGCACAACATCGCTGTGATAAAGCTAAAGAACGCTATCCAACCTAACGTTCATTTGTTTCCTGCGTGCTTATGGTCGGATAGATTAGAGTCACCAGTAATGCAACGCATACTGTTCGATG AGTTTGAAGGGTTTGAACTAATACACCCGTTATACAAAACGGACTGCGAGAAACGTTTGAATTGTCCGCCGCTACCACAAGAAATCGTTTGTATGCGTATTGCGGATGAAATATGCAGGTCATCATCAAAATCGAGAGAATACGCTTGCAACGATcgcttaaaattaaaattaaagaaaaactgCTATCAGGGTGGCAATCCTATCGTATGGAGAAAGGAAGACCATACCGGCCTTACCGAATACCTATTAGGAGTCTACAGCATCGGAGATTGCAAATCGGAAGTTTCGCTGCACATTGTGCAGCGGGTGGCATTCTACATCGACTGGATTGCTAAAGTGCTGCTTTGA
- the LOC120959407 gene encoding serine protease snake-like: MPTCLWLDDNIPFSKVEAAGWGTSGFGYGKTNILIKAELKLMANKDCESYYSQVASVKNGLMDHQLCAWDKVMDTCPGDSGGPLQHKLIFGDYKVPFLVGVTSFGLSCGNSQPGVYVKVSKFGSWIVETLQQHGERVTAAMFEPLACAGRYFYHRERYGPSIFDIRPHNVQLIWPKQPSPERCSGLLTEPDAVLTTAQCVTLYG; this comes from the exons ATGCCAACGTGTTTATGGTTGGACGACAATATACCGTTCTCAAAGGTCGAGGCTGCTGGATGGGGTACTAGCGGATTTG GATATGGCAAAACAAATATTCTCATAAAAGCAGAGCTGAAGCTAATGGCAAACAAAGATTGTGAGTCATATTATAGTCAAGTTGCTTCAGTAAAAAATGGTCTGATGGATCACCAGCTCTGTGCCTGGGATAAAGTAATGGACACATGCCCG GGAGATTCCGGAGGACCGCTACAGCACAAACTAATCTTTGGAGACTATAAAGTTCCGTTTCTGGTCGGTGTAACATCGTTTGGTCTGTCGTGTGGAAATTCTCAACCAGGTGTGTACGTAAAGGTGTCCAAGTTTGGAAGTTGGATTGTTGAAACGCTACAACAACATGGAGAACGAGTGACGGCCGCCATGTTTGAGCCACTGGCTTGTGCTGGTAGGTACTTCTATCATCGTGAAAGATATGGACCATCTATATTTGACATACGGCCTCACAATGTGCAACTCATATGGCCGAAACAGCCATCTCCCGAAAGATGTTCTGGTCTGCTTACTGAGCCCGATGCCGTCCTTACGACGGCTCAATGCGTCACATTATATGGGTAA
- the LOC125907522 gene encoding spaetzle-processing enzyme-like isoform X5: protein MANKDCESYYSQVASVKNGLMDHQLCAWDKVMDTCPGDSGGPLQHKLIFGDYKVPFLVGVTSFGLSCGNSQPGVYVKVSKFGSWIVETLQQHGERVTAAMFEPLACAGRYFYHRERYGPSIFDIRPHNVQLIWPKQPSPERCSGLLTEPDAVLTTAQCVTLYG from the exons ATGGCAAACAAAGATTGTGAGTCATATTATAGTCAAGTTGCTTCAGTAAAAAATGGTCTGATGGATCACCAGCTCTGTGCCTGGGATAAAGTAATGGACACATGCCCG GGAGATTCCGGAGGACCGCTACAGCACAAACTAATCTTTGGAGACTATAAAGTTCCGTTTCTGGTCGGTGTAACATCGTTTGGTCTGTCGTGTGGAAATTCTCAACCAGGTGTGTACGTAAAGGTGTCCAAGTTTGGAAGTTGGATTGTTGAAACGCTACAACAACATGGAGAACGAGTGACGGCCGCCATGTTTGAGCCACTGGCTTGTGCTGGTAGGTACTTCTATCATCGTGAAAGATATGGACCATCTATATTTGACATACGGCCTCACAATGTGCAACTCATATGGCCGAAACAGCCATCTCCCGAAAGATGTTCTGGTCTGCTTACTGAGCCCGATGCCGTCCTTACGACGGCTCAATGCGTCACATTATATGGGTAA
- the LOC120956246 gene encoding uncharacterized protein LOC120956246, which produces MQMGCGLLVFWIFGSVALSHRFVLVRSENVEADYDGDRLNETTQYHALDALLLESVETDLKEDRLNETTQYHALDALLLEIDGFNKMDFDSPSQTKLITPVPCPFNASVWEYPHIVSVVDVKKREALCIGSLIWDDFVLTVTECISSRPVARLQIAINNPNQASCLMRKIAQTFTHPYYPQRNQAIYNIALIKLDKSVPVKLHVIPTCFWMNDKFPVDGSTDILVVEGDMKSSRIKSSYTGHLNKTDDHQVRIDQTDDNENNNIVCYGALVQRNAVVTLAECVVNLSADELRVAFSDFSMNVRDVVVHPEFGDASDIFVNNIAVLMLEYPVPFFSVSTGWYEDTLASEEMWISGEYKERMLPNCDPSRNETFESASVYATVPQNAECFDKLPQLSRQNNNTQHLCLEVKSATALDTCNINKGAALVVSNETFNNIYGLNLLQHDCDMSKPIVAVRLSAHQSWLRSVLQTSSVNIRQDLHLNDRCTYPGGVKGQCAEEQECPGADERIPPSLPPMFCSNRSVICCPDKVQPQLNAIETEFNECENRYRHLRQSLVAQSFQSPHLVELGWEYDRFKLFDCLGYLISSRGVVTSASCVKAKFAYPNIVRNVHPTDRIVVPIESVHIHPEYNETGEAHDIALIKLSTEDYMTVNLFPVCLWQSFNEQFQRQGHLLAVLKEHECRLKPMSQQECNVISKYPTVESELCPYDPFVRSCSLYYIPALKHSAVKCKFAEDDSKLCGSCINPGTPIILKNLLDVEDIPVTYLYGIHGARECDTKDIRFILRTAYYIDWFAKVLK; this is translated from the exons ATGCAGATGGGTTGTGGTTTATTGGTGTTTTGGATCTTCGGATCGGTTGCGCTTTCGCATCGATTTGTACTCGTAAGAAGTGAGAATG TTGAAGCTGATTATGACGGAGATCGGTTAAACGAAACAACCCAGTATCATGCCCTAGATGCGTTGTTGCTCGAATCAG TTGAAACTGATCTCAAAGAAGATCGGTTAAACGAAACAACCCAGTATCATGCCTTAGATGCGCTGTTGCTAGAAATTG ATGGATTCAACAAGATGGATTTCGACTCACCTTCCCAAACAAAACTGATCACACCTG TCCCTTGCCCATTCAATGCTTCTGTGTGGGAATATCCCCACATAGTTTCGGTGGTTGACGTAAAAAAGCGTGAGGCATTGTGCATTGGATCCCTCATATGGGATGATTTTGTACTCACAGTGACGGAATGTATATCAAG CCGTCCCGTCGCTCGCTTACAAATAGCTATAAACAACCCGAATCAGGCGAGCTGCCTAATGCGTAAAATAGCACAAACGTTTACGCATCCTTACTACCCGCAGCGCAACCAGGCAATATACAACATAGCATTAATAAAGCTGGACAAAAGCGTCCC TGTAAAACTACATGTAATTCCCACATGCTTTTGGATGAACGACAAATTTCCAGTTGATGGGTCAACGGACATACTTGTTGTAGAAGGTGACATGAAGTCATCTCGTATCAAGTCAAGTTATACGGGTCACTTGAACAAAACTGA CGACCATCAAGTACGAATCGATCAAACAGATGATAACGAGAACAACAACATCGTCTGTTACGGAGCTCTCGTTCAACGTAATGCTGTGGTCACTTTAGCGGAATGCGTCGTGAATCTTAG CGCCGATGAACTGAGAGTTGCGTTTTCCGATTTTTCCATGAATGTTCGAGACGTTGTTGTGCATCCTGAGTTTGGCGACGCTAGTGACATCTTCGTTAACAACATAGCGGTGTTGATGCTGGAATATCCCGTGCCGTTCTTTTCTGTCTCTACGGGGTGGTACGAAGATACATTGGCCAGTGAAGAAATGTGGATCTCCGGAGAGTATAAGGAACGCATGCTTCCGAATTGTGATCCATCCA GAAACGAGACATTTGAGTCTGCATCCGTTTACGCAACCGTGCCCCAAAACGCAGAATGTTTCGATAAACTACCTCAGCTTTCACGGCAAAATAATAACACACAGCATCTTTGTCTGGAAGTAAAGTCAGCCACTGCTTTGGACACTTGCAACATCAACAAAGGAGCTGCACTGGTCGTTTCGAACGAAACTTTCAATAATATTTACGGATTGAATTTATTGCAGCATGATTGTGATATGAGCAAACCAATAGTTGCAGTGCGTCTAAGTGCACACCAAAGTTGGTTGAGGTCTGTTTTACAAACTTCGAGTGTAAACATAAGACAGGATTTGCATCTTAACGACCGCTGCACGTATCCAGGAGGAGTCAAGGGACAGTGCGCCGAAGAGCAAGAGTGTCCCGGTGCTGATGAGCGTATCCCGCCGTCCCTACCGCCTATGTTCTGCAGCAATCGATCGGTTATTTGCTGCCCAGATAAAGTGCAGCCACAGCTAAATGCAATTGAAACGGAGTTCAATGAATGTGAAAACCGATATCGTCATCTAAGACAGTCGCTTGTCGCCCAATCCTTTCAGTCACCTCATCTG GTCGAGCTTGGATGGGAATATGATCGTTTTAAGCTTTTCGATTGTCTTGGTTACCTGATCAGCAGCCGGGGAGTTGTAACATCGGCCTCTTGTGTGAAAGCGAAATTTGCTTATCCAAACATCGTGCGTAACGTACACCCTACTGATAGGATTGTTGTACCGATAGAATCCGTACACATTCATCCAGAATATAACGAAACGGGTGAAGCGCATGATATTGCTCTGATAAAACTTTCGACGGAAGACTACATGACGGTGAATTTATTCCCAGTTTGCCTATGGCAGAGCTTCAATGAGCAATTCCAGCGACAAGGTCATTTGCTTGCTGTCTTAAAAG AACATGAATGCCGGCTCAAGCCAATGAGTCAACAGGAATGCAATGTGATATCGAAATACCCGACAGTGGAGTCTGAACTGTGTCCCTATGATCCGTTTGTGCGCTCCTGTTCGTTGTACTATATTCCTGCATTGAAACATTCTGCTGTAAAGTGTAAGTTTGCCGAAGATGATAGTAAGCTCTGTGGTAGCTGTATAAACCCTGGTACTCCTATTATACTGAAAAACTTACTGGACGTCGAAGATATTCCCGTAACTTACTTGTATGGCATACACGGAGCTAGAGAATGTGACACAAAGGATATTCGCTTCATTCTTCGTACCGCATATTACATCGATTGGTTTGCAAAAGTGCTGAAGTAA
- the LOC125907526 gene encoding uncharacterized protein LOC125907526, whose amino-acid sequence MKMILYLTLLAAIVCGVFGDDDGLMIPHERTTIDDCKIRYYADISVGFSAPALGHISMRLEHTHAAAIGWLNEKGKIEFGCGGLLILESFVLTAAHCMDNPNT is encoded by the exons ATGAAGATGATACTTTACCTGACGTTACTCGCAGCGATCGTGTGTGGAGTTTTTGGTGACG ATGATGGTTTAATGATTCCGCATGAAAGGACAACTATTGACG atTGTAAAATACGTTACTACGCGGACATTTCGGTAGGCTTTAGTGCTCCTGCATTGGGACACATATCAATGCGTCTTGAGCATACCCACGCAGCAGCTATCGGTTGGCTGAACGAAAAAGGCAAAATTGAGTTTGGCTGCGGTGGTTTACTCATATTGGAAAGCTTCGTTCTTACAGCAGCACACTGTATGGATAATCCAAATACGTGA
- the LOC120958868 gene encoding serine protease 48-like, producing MKLANGISDHQLCAAGIEMDTCKGDSGGPLYSKLNFANKLVPFLVGLTSYGGPCGFSQPGVYVRVSKFRDWIIETIRQFNPSVTASTFDPMSCAKRNLFLREADVLTMFQEREPNSVQLLYPQQPSRVDCGGILAEPDAVITLATCVKWNG from the exons ATGAAACTAGCCAATGGTATAAGCGATCACCAGCTATGCGCAGCAGGTATCGAAATGGACACTTGCAAG GGAGACTCTGGAGGACCTCTGTATAGCAAActaaattttgcaaacaaactaGTTCCATTTCTTGTCGGCCTGACGTCGTATGGCGGACCATGTGGATTTTCGCAGccgggtgtgtatgtgcgggTGTCCAAATTTAGAGATTGGATTATCGAAACGATACGACAGTTTAATCCATCGGTGACTGCATCCACGTTTGACCCTATGAGTTGTGCAAAAAGAAACCTTTTCTTGCGTGAAGCCGATGTGCTGACGATGTTCCAAGAGAGAGAGCCAAACAGTGTGCAACTTTTATATCCGCAACAACCGTCTCGTGTCGATTGTGGAGGCATTTTGGCTGAGCCTGATGCTGTTATAACGTTGGCCACTTGCGTGAAATGGAATGGGTAA
- the LOC125907525 gene encoding uncharacterized protein LOC125907525, with amino-acid sequence MVKQKEKHVPHLVAVSCETSATKTLMPIATLLPWITEVLRQNSTKQYFEFIELDSCPDNHYDIRAYDFNVPNGNPIFDPCEAHFEKSDHQVRIVQTDDNENNNIVCYGALVQRNAVVTLAECVVNLSADELRVAFSDFSMNVRDVVVHPEFGDASDIFVNNIAVLMLEYPVPFFSVSTGWYEDTLASEEMWISGDYKERMLPNCDPSSE; translated from the exons ATGGTCaaacagaaggaaaaacaTGTGCCTCACTTGGTTGCTGTCAGCTGTGAAACATCTGCCACGAAAACATTGATGCCCATCGCTACACTGTTACCCTGGATAACGGAAGTATTGCGACAGAACAGTACGAAACAATATTTCGAATTCATCGAACTAGATTCATGCCCCGATAACCACTATGACATACGTGCTTATGATTTTAATGTTCCTAATGGCAATCCTATATTTGACCCATGCGAAGCGCATTTTGAAAAAAGCGACCATCAAGTACGAATCGTTCAAACAGATGATAACGAGAACAACAACATCGTCTGTTACGGAGCTCTCGTTCAACGTAATGCTGTGGTCACTTTAGCGGAATGCGTCGTGAATCTTAG CGCCGATGAACTGAGAGTTGCGTTTTCCGATTTTTCCATGAATGTTCGAGACGTTGTTGTGCATCCAGAGTTTGGCGACGCTAGTGACATCTTCGTTAACAACATAGCGGTGTTGATGCTGGAATATCCCGTGCCGTTCTTTTCTGTCTCTACGGGGTGGTACGAAGATACATTGGCCAGTGAAGAAATGTGGATCTCCGGAGACTATAAGGAACGCATGCTTCCGAATTGTGATCCATCCAGTGAGTAG
- the LOC125907522 gene encoding serine protease snake-like isoform X1 — protein MSSKSLSILQYILFISCLADIRYEPVEINVSLYENMKCNLSSEFQNEHYCFGVDEFIVPGSCDLLLGGPIGAPGLKGMNIFGNDCGFPKPAVALNFVSHKSWLESVILPTKSLRDKPANADVLSYHDEDLEHGSQCSYSNEVNGTCVHIGNCSSIIDIEYAQKRVIFCKSSSVVCCPTNLLKMQPSAIEVEFSECESRYKSLSKLRMEKIATDRSLQYSHTVAIGWETETDMKFECYGYLISTRGVVTAASCLRLRSSNPTIVRLGEQGWTNSHLIFRLIEATTVHPKYNETTGEHDIAVIKLKEAIHPFVHLFPVCLWQNTTHSPVHQGIMHSGE, from the exons ATGAGTTCAAAGTCACTGTCAATTttacaatatattttatttatttcttgtcTTGCAGACATCCGTTATGAGCCGGTTGAAATCAATGTATCATTATACGAAAACATGAAATGCAATCTATCTAGCGAATTTCAAAACGAGCATTATTGTTTCGGCGTAGACGAGTTTATTGTACCGGGATCGTGTGATCTTTTACTGGGTGGACCAATTGGAGCTCCAGGATTAAAAGGAATGAATATTTTCGGGAATGATTGTGGATTTCCAAAACCGGCAGTAGCGTTGAATTTTGTATCCCACAAGTCATGGCTCGAGTCAGTTATTCTACCAACGAAGAGTCTGCGAGATAAACCTGCAAATGCTGATGTGTTGTCGTACCACGATGAAGATCTGGAACACGGATCTCAATGTAGCTATTCCAACGAGGTGAACGGTACATGTGTGCATATTGGCAACTGCTCCTCAATAATTGATATAGAATACGCCCAGAAAAGAGTTATATTCTGCAAAAGTAGCTCTGTTGTCTGCTGCCCAACCAATCTGTTGAAAATGCAGCCAAGTGCAATAGAGGTCGAATTTAGCGAGTGTGAATCACGATACAAAAGCCTCAGCAAGTTACGGATGGAAAAAATAGCAACTGATAGGTCGCTTCAATATTCACACACG GTTGCGATAGGTTGGGAAACCGAAACCGATATGAAATTCGAGTGCTACGGATATCTCATCAGTACTCGCGGAGTGGTTACGGCTGCTTCTTGTTTGCGGCTTCGATCTAGCAATCCCACAATCGTACGTCTTGGAGAACAGGGATGGACTAATAGCCACCTCATATTTAGACTGATCGAAGCTACAACCGTGCATCCGAAGTACAACGAAACGACTGGAGAGCATGATATCGCTGTGATAAAGCTAAAGGAAGCTATCCATCCTTTCGTCCATCTGtttccagtgtgtttgtggcaGAATACAACCCACTCTCCAGTACATCAAGGCATTATGCATAGCGGTGAGTAa
- the LOC120956729 gene encoding RNA-binding protein 45-like, whose translation MAQEQSSSSTTTTVPDLNSPPFSRLFVLCGKQVTVGALEKFFSPYGTVEQCHIVYDQSTGQSKGIGFVKFQKTSQAARALKEADGKHIEPELKPIKVEIASSTIESKPLDCLRLKVKCAAELDADAVKAEFGKISAVNSVQLVPDKKSPGNNVAYLTFESFLDAALAFETAKPEHKAKFAKIKPRKVSLESVQPQEARSFFRPVTRRRSSTLLPPTKLTVLCSSTLTQNQIWRLFDIIPGLMNCSISHDGGSISSATVTYNNTQSAKYAREKLHKFEYPIGERIVVRDGSE comes from the exons ATGGCTCAGGAAcagtccagcagcagcaccaccaccaccgtaccAGACCTGAACTCGCCACCCTTTTCACGCCTGTTTGTACTCTGCGGTAAGCAAGTTACCGTAGGCGCGCTGGAGAAGTTCTTCTCGCCGTACGGCACGGTCGAACAGTGCCACATCGTGTACGATCAAAGCACCGGCCAGTCGAAGGGTATCGGGTTCGTCAAGTTCCAGAAAACGTCCCAGGCGGCCCGAGCACTTAAGGAGGCAGACGGAAAACATATCGAACCGGAGCTGAAACCGATCAAGGTCGAGATTGCTTCCAG CACAATCGAGTCGAAACCGCTGGACTGTTTGCGGCTGAAGGTGAAATGCGCGGCCGAGCTGGACGCCGACGCGGTGAAGGCCGAGTTTGGCAAGATCTCCGCCGTCAACAGTGTGCAGCTGGTGCCGGACAAGAAGTCGCCGGGCAACAACGTCGCCTACCTGACCTTCGAGTCGTTCCTCGATGCGGCGCTCGCGTTCGAGACGGCCAAACCCGAGCACAAGGCCAAATTTGCCAAGATTAAACCGCGCAAGGTCAGCCTCGAGTCGGTGCAGCCGCAGGAGGCGCGCAGTTTCTTCCGGCCCGTCACCAGGCGGCGCTCGTCCACGCTGCTGCCGCCGACCAAGCTGACCGTGCTGTGCAGCTCCACGCTGACGCAGAACCAGATCTGGCGCCTGTTCGACATCATCCCCGGGCTGATGAACTGTTCCATCTCGCACGACGGTGGTTCGATCTCGTCCGCCACCGTCACGTACAACAACACGCAGTCGGCGAAGTACGCACGGGAGAAGCTGCACAAGTTCGAGTATCCTATCGGCGAGCGGATCGTGGTGCGCGATGGTAGTGAATAG